In Streptomyces puniciscabiei, a single genomic region encodes these proteins:
- a CDS encoding BTAD domain-containing putative transcriptional regulator: MRYRILGVAQAADDQGTPVPLGGRRLRALLTALALRPSRPTTPDILIDEIWADDPPQDAPAALQALVGRLRRALGRHTVASTPGGYRLEATEDDVDLYVFERLLDLGTKALAGGDPATAHRALTEALALWHGPALADLPDRTAATRPEALRLEATRARATAALDLGRAPDVVPELTELTTAHPLDEPLRALLIRALRDSGRPADALAAYESARRTLADTLGTDPGPELAALHASLLTQGEPGQPRVSEPSPAPAQPPERTGNLRRRLTSFVGREPELEAIRSDLHRARLVTLTGPGGSGKTRLAEEAAAGLPQAWLVELAPLDHPEAVPGAVVSALGLRETVLMTNELATPQADPVALLIEYCAPRSQLLILDNCEHVIGAAAALAETLLTHCPGLTVLATSREPLGVPGESVRPVEPLVPEQAHRLFAERAGAVRPDADAVLADTAAVAEICRRLDGLPLAIELAAARLRLLTPRQIADRLDDRFRLLTSGSRTVLPRQQTLRAVVDWSWDLLDERERTVLREVSVFAGGWDLAAAEAVCTGPAADLIGALVDKSLVVAAPSGPDGSGGMRYRMLETIHEYATERAAEIPGLRAGAERRHRAWVRTLVEEAEPRLRSADQLSWISRLESELDNIRAALDRSVRAGDEPEAGAIVLAISWFWWLRNHRQEAIAWVRLLLRLGVALDTLRSSDAPVPSDAGTGAELMSLVESADPVGAFLAVPDGEAGHPLRELRMDLRMLDLFLTSESNTEHLAADPRAREYIARVRAAYECGGPQAARLPGIVWPLTAYYLGDPADLGPDLTETVANCRVYGGDWEIGVSLMFRTHVIVDSPGNLRGVDEDLAELRTLSRRVGDRWMRAQVCSAAGEAAMVRGRFAEARGEYEEALRLAYEVGAYAESPFLMARLAEISYRSGDTETALAVLEEAGTAADRYAVPESRAFVLLLRAHIALHHGQAALARELYERTHAVARGGTPPPQFEAALRIVEALLAAEESGPAHGLPIAAEALRVALAQRCAETVTAGLVDVAAGLLARCGDLAGAVRLFAAADHWRNGNPRPEPECGEAARVHADARAALPPERYEAERARGASLGPADVLRELAPTDRAPAPGR; this comes from the coding sequence GTGCGGTACAGAATCCTGGGCGTGGCCCAAGCAGCGGACGACCAGGGCACCCCCGTACCCCTCGGCGGCCGGCGCCTGCGCGCACTGCTCACCGCCCTGGCGCTCCGCCCCTCCCGCCCCACCACCCCCGACATCCTGATCGACGAGATCTGGGCGGACGACCCACCCCAGGACGCCCCCGCCGCGCTCCAGGCTCTCGTCGGCCGCCTCCGCCGCGCCCTCGGCCGGCACACCGTCGCCTCCACCCCGGGCGGCTACCGCCTGGAAGCGACCGAGGACGACGTGGACCTGTACGTCTTCGAACGCCTCCTCGACCTCGGCACCAAGGCCCTCGCCGGCGGTGACCCGGCCACCGCCCACCGCGCCCTCACCGAGGCCCTCGCCCTCTGGCACGGCCCCGCCCTCGCCGACCTCCCCGACCGCACCGCCGCCACCCGCCCGGAGGCCCTGCGCCTGGAGGCCACCCGAGCCCGCGCCACCGCCGCGCTCGACCTCGGCCGCGCCCCGGACGTCGTACCGGAGCTGACGGAACTCACCACCGCCCACCCGCTGGACGAGCCCCTGCGCGCCCTGCTCATCCGCGCCCTGCGCGACAGCGGCCGCCCCGCCGACGCCCTGGCCGCCTACGAGTCCGCCCGCCGCACCCTCGCCGACACCCTCGGCACCGACCCGGGCCCGGAACTCGCAGCTCTGCACGCGTCGTTGCTCACGCAGGGGGAACCGGGGCAGCCGAGGGTTTCCGAGCCGTCCCCGGCCCCCGCTCAACCCCCCGAACGCACCGGCAACCTCCGCCGCCGCCTGACGTCCTTCGTCGGGCGGGAACCGGAACTCGAGGCCATTCGTTCCGACTTGCACAGGGCCCGCCTGGTCACGCTCACCGGACCGGGCGGCTCGGGAAAGACCCGCCTCGCCGAGGAGGCCGCCGCAGGGCTCCCCCAGGCGTGGCTGGTCGAGCTGGCCCCGCTCGACCATCCGGAGGCGGTGCCCGGCGCCGTGGTCAGCGCGCTCGGTCTGCGCGAGACCGTGCTGATGACCAACGAGCTGGCGACCCCGCAGGCCGACCCCGTAGCCCTGCTGATCGAGTACTGCGCCCCGCGCAGCCAACTCCTGATCCTTGACAACTGCGAACACGTCATCGGCGCGGCCGCCGCCCTCGCCGAGACCCTCCTCACCCACTGCCCGGGACTCACGGTCCTCGCGACCAGCCGTGAACCCCTCGGCGTCCCTGGTGAGTCGGTGCGCCCGGTCGAGCCCCTGGTCCCGGAGCAGGCGCACCGCCTGTTCGCCGAGCGCGCGGGGGCCGTCCGTCCCGACGCCGACGCGGTGCTCGCCGACACCGCTGCCGTGGCGGAGATCTGCCGCCGCCTGGACGGGCTGCCGCTCGCCATCGAGCTGGCCGCGGCCCGGCTCAGGCTGCTGACCCCGCGGCAGATCGCCGACCGGCTCGACGACCGCTTCCGCCTGCTCACCTCCGGCAGCCGGACGGTCCTGCCCCGCCAGCAGACCCTGCGCGCGGTCGTCGACTGGTCCTGGGACCTGCTGGACGAGCGCGAGCGTACGGTGCTGCGCGAGGTGTCGGTGTTCGCCGGCGGCTGGGACCTCGCGGCGGCCGAGGCCGTGTGCACCGGCCCGGCGGCCGACCTGATCGGTGCCCTCGTCGACAAGTCCCTCGTCGTGGCCGCGCCCAGCGGTCCCGACGGCTCCGGCGGCATGCGCTACCGCATGCTCGAGACCATCCACGAGTACGCCACCGAGCGCGCGGCCGAGATCCCCGGACTGCGCGCCGGGGCCGAGCGCCGGCATCGGGCGTGGGTGCGGACGCTGGTGGAGGAGGCCGAGCCGCGCCTGCGGTCGGCGGACCAACTGTCCTGGATCTCCCGCCTGGAGAGCGAGCTCGACAACATCCGGGCGGCCTTGGACCGCTCCGTGCGCGCCGGCGACGAACCGGAGGCCGGCGCGATCGTGCTGGCCATCAGCTGGTTCTGGTGGCTCCGCAACCACCGCCAGGAAGCGATCGCCTGGGTCCGCCTGCTCCTCCGCCTGGGCGTGGCCCTGGACACCCTGAGGTCCTCGGACGCCCCGGTGCCCTCGGATGCCGGTACCGGCGCCGAGCTGATGTCCCTGGTGGAGTCGGCCGACCCCGTAGGGGCCTTCCTCGCCGTGCCCGACGGCGAGGCCGGGCATCCGCTGCGGGAGCTGCGGATGGACCTGCGGATGCTCGACCTGTTCCTGACCTCCGAATCGAATACCGAGCACCTCGCGGCCGACCCACGCGCCCGTGAGTACATCGCCCGCGTCCGTGCCGCCTACGAGTGCGGCGGTCCCCAGGCCGCCCGGCTCCCGGGCATCGTCTGGCCGCTGACCGCCTACTACCTGGGCGACCCGGCGGACCTCGGCCCGGACCTGACCGAGACCGTGGCCAACTGCCGTGTGTACGGCGGAGACTGGGAGATCGGCGTCTCCCTGATGTTCCGTACCCATGTGATCGTCGACTCCCCGGGCAACCTGCGGGGCGTGGACGAGGACCTGGCCGAGCTGCGGACGCTCAGCCGGCGCGTCGGGGACCGCTGGATGCGGGCGCAGGTGTGCAGCGCGGCCGGCGAGGCGGCCATGGTCCGCGGCAGGTTCGCCGAGGCACGCGGTGAGTACGAGGAGGCACTGCGCCTGGCCTACGAGGTCGGGGCGTACGCCGAGTCGCCGTTCCTGATGGCCCGGCTCGCCGAGATCTCCTACCGCTCCGGCGACACCGAGACCGCACTGGCCGTCCTGGAGGAGGCGGGAACGGCCGCCGACCGGTACGCGGTGCCGGAGTCGCGCGCCTTCGTCCTGCTGCTGCGCGCCCACATCGCCCTGCACCACGGGCAGGCCGCCCTTGCCCGCGAGCTGTACGAGCGGACCCACGCGGTGGCCCGCGGCGGCACTCCGCCACCGCAGTTCGAGGCGGCCCTGCGCATCGTCGAGGCGCTCCTCGCCGCCGAGGAGTCGGGCCCCGCGCACGGGCTGCCGATCGCCGCCGAGGCGCTGCGCGTGGCCCTGGCCCAGCGGTGCGCCGAGACGGTCACGGCGGGGCTGGTGGACGTCGCGGCCGGTCTGCTGGCCCGGTGCGGCGATCTCGCCGGCGCGGTCCGGCTGTTCGCCGCCGCGGACCACTGGCGCAACGGCAATCCGCGCCCCGAGCCGGAGTGCGGCGAGGCCGCCCGGGTACACGCCGACGCCCGCGCGGCCCTGCCGCCCGAGCGGTACGAGGCCGAGCGGGCCCGGGGAGCGTCCCTCGGCCCGGCCGACGTACTGCGGGAACTCGCCCCCACGGATCGGGCCCCCGCCCCCGGCCGCTGA
- a CDS encoding sigma-70 family RNA polymerase sigma factor: MGVDGWDESRGDDAGAEAAAGPTPPQVPNQGGRPASAVGRSGKSVPAQREGSALPPPRETPPDDGELIERMRGGDDSAYEELYRRHAGSVRRYARTCCRDGHTADDLTAEVFARMLQAVRGGSGPEHAVRAYLLTSVRRVAAHWTRSARREQLVDDFAVFSQQASRASEVPDDTASLGSFGAGLDLGADVRAMHEAEQSMAMQAFRSLPERWQAVLWHTEVEDESPSEVAVLFGLDANGTRVLASRAREGLKQAYLQAHVSASLAGDEECARYADQLGTYARRKLRLRAERGLRKHLEECAKCRLAAAQIEEVAGGIPGVVPVAVIGWFGAAGYAKALGVIAGSAGAGAAGAAAAATGASSGGSGGAGGAAASEGLAAPVKAGIAAGVVAVAAAVVALALVNDGRPPAKEAAKPSPSAPVVRPPTPTPAPSKKKSAPEPVVLAPEPAPTQKPTPTPTPTPAPTQTPTPRPTPTPTPTPTPRPTPTPTPPVPPAPTVYELSDLDYDLDGDGTKPEIQLAESSWVWQRHGMSIGDKRYARGVTVHGESSVTVALNRQCTAYDALAGVDDMTLGLGKVSFSVWADGVRLWQSGTVKGHDQAVPVHVDLTGRRTVRLVVRPHGNAFDQTALADWAESRFTCR, from the coding sequence ATGGGCGTTGACGGGTGGGACGAGTCACGCGGTGACGACGCGGGCGCGGAGGCCGCCGCCGGCCCGACCCCGCCCCAGGTGCCGAACCAGGGCGGCCGTCCGGCTTCCGCCGTCGGGCGCAGCGGGAAGAGCGTGCCGGCCCAGCGTGAGGGCAGCGCGCTGCCGCCGCCCCGGGAGACGCCCCCCGACGACGGCGAGCTGATCGAGCGGATGCGCGGCGGTGACGACTCCGCGTACGAGGAGCTCTACCGGCGGCACGCGGGCTCCGTACGGCGGTATGCGCGCACCTGCTGCCGGGACGGGCACACCGCCGACGACCTGACGGCCGAGGTCTTTGCCCGGATGCTGCAGGCGGTGCGCGGCGGATCGGGGCCCGAGCACGCCGTGCGGGCCTATCTGCTGACCTCCGTGCGGCGCGTCGCCGCGCACTGGACCAGGTCCGCCCGGCGTGAGCAGCTCGTGGACGACTTCGCCGTCTTCTCCCAGCAGGCCTCGCGCGCCTCCGAAGTGCCCGACGACACCGCGTCCTTGGGCTCCTTCGGAGCGGGGCTGGACCTCGGCGCCGATGTGCGCGCGATGCACGAGGCGGAGCAGTCCATGGCCATGCAGGCCTTCCGCTCGCTGCCCGAGCGCTGGCAGGCCGTGCTGTGGCACACCGAGGTGGAGGACGAGTCCCCGAGCGAAGTGGCCGTGCTGTTCGGGCTGGACGCCAACGGCACGCGCGTGCTGGCGAGCCGCGCCCGCGAGGGGCTGAAGCAGGCCTATCTCCAGGCCCACGTCAGCGCCTCCCTGGCCGGTGACGAGGAGTGCGCCCGTTACGCCGACCAGCTCGGCACCTACGCCCGCCGCAAACTGCGCCTCCGCGCCGAACGGGGCCTGCGCAAGCACCTGGAGGAATGCGCCAAGTGCCGGCTGGCGGCCGCGCAGATCGAAGAGGTCGCCGGCGGTATCCCCGGTGTCGTGCCGGTCGCGGTCATCGGCTGGTTCGGGGCCGCCGGGTACGCCAAGGCGCTCGGCGTCATCGCCGGGAGTGCCGGGGCGGGGGCGGCGGGTGCCGCCGCGGCGGCCACCGGGGCGTCGTCCGGCGGGTCCGGCGGTGCGGGCGGTGCCGCGGCCTCGGAGGGGCTCGCGGCGCCGGTGAAGGCGGGGATCGCGGCCGGTGTGGTCGCGGTGGCCGCCGCCGTGGTGGCGCTGGCCCTGGTGAACGACGGCCGTCCGCCGGCGAAGGAGGCCGCCAAGCCGTCACCGTCCGCGCCGGTCGTACGGCCCCCGACGCCGACGCCGGCCCCGTCGAAGAAGAAGTCCGCGCCGGAGCCGGTGGTGCTCGCGCCCGAGCCGGCACCCACGCAGAAGCCGACGCCCACGCCGACACCCACGCCCGCGCCCACGCAGACACCGACGCCCAGACCCACCCCGACGCCCACGCCCACGCCCACGCCGAGACCCACGCCGACACCGACGCCCCCTGTGCCGCCCGCGCCCACCGTCTACGAGCTGAGCGACCTCGACTACGACCTCGACGGCGACGGCACCAAGCCCGAGATCCAGCTCGCCGAGAGCAGCTGGGTGTGGCAGCGCCACGGGATGTCGATCGGCGACAAGCGGTACGCGCGCGGGGTGACCGTGCACGGCGAGTCCTCCGTCACCGTCGCCCTCAACCGGCAGTGCACCGCCTACGACGCGCTGGCCGGCGTGGACGACATGACGCTCGGCCTCGGCAAGGTGTCCTTCTCCGTCTGGGCCGACGGGGTCCGGCTCTGGCAGTCCGGCACGGTCAAGGGCCACGACCAGGCCGTGCCCGTCCACGTCGACCTCACCGGGCGCAGGACCGTACGGCTCGTCGTACGGCCGCACGGCAACGCCTTCGACCAGACGGCACTCGCCGACTGGGCGGAGTCACGGTTCACCTGCCGGTAG
- a CDS encoding TetR/AcrR family transcriptional regulator — protein sequence MHVQDTHWSSAAAVAPGAGAMSAAVGNGRADGSRTAPLRVDAQRNLEHVLRAAREVFGELGYGAPMEDVARRARVGVGTVYRRFPSKDVLVRRIAEEETARLTEQARAALGQEDEPWSALSRFLRTSVASGAGRLLPPQVLRVGSAQGSAGSAEQHASGGSAEEARVPQQRVQPGTGELRLVSGESAGEDSGAGALLDVVGQLVERARAAGELRTDVSVGDVLLVIATAAPSLPDAAHQAAASARLLDILLEGLRSRPA from the coding sequence ATGCATGTTCAGGACACGCATTGGTCATCAGCAGCCGCCGTCGCACCGGGTGCCGGGGCGATGAGCGCGGCGGTGGGCAACGGACGCGCGGACGGGTCGCGTACGGCCCCGCTGCGGGTGGACGCACAGCGCAATCTGGAGCACGTGCTGCGTGCGGCACGTGAGGTGTTCGGCGAGCTGGGCTACGGCGCGCCGATGGAGGACGTGGCGCGGCGCGCGCGGGTGGGTGTCGGCACGGTGTACCGGCGCTTTCCCAGCAAGGACGTACTGGTCCGACGGATAGCCGAGGAGGAGACCGCGCGGCTGACCGAGCAGGCACGCGCCGCGCTCGGGCAGGAGGACGAGCCGTGGTCGGCGCTGTCCCGCTTCCTGCGGACGTCCGTGGCCTCGGGGGCGGGGCGGTTGCTGCCACCGCAGGTCCTGCGGGTCGGCTCCGCGCAGGGCTCCGCCGGTTCGGCCGAGCAGCACGCTTCGGGGGGCTCCGCCGAGGAGGCCCGGGTGCCGCAGCAGCGGGTGCAGCCGGGGACGGGGGAGCTTCGGCTGGTGTCCGGGGAGTCCGCCGGTGAGGACAGCGGGGCCGGGGCGTTGCTCGATGTGGTCGGGCAACTGGTGGAACGGGCTCGGGCGGCCGGTGAGCTGCGCACGGATGTGTCCGTGGGGGATGTGCTGCTGGTGATCGCCACGGCGGCGCCGTCCCTGCCGGATGCGGCACATCAGGCGGCGGCCTCTGCGCGGCTGCTGGACATTTTGCTGGAGGGGCTGCGGTCACGTCCCGCGTAG
- a CDS encoding NAD(P)/FAD-dependent oxidoreductase has product MVKERARILVVGGGYVGMYTALRLQRKLKGELRRGDVDITVVTPDPYMTYQPFLPEAAAGSISPRHVVVPLRRVLDQCHVVVGEVTSIDHAVRTAAVHTLATAEEGKPAEFLGYDELVLAPGSISRTLPIPGLAEYGIGFKTVEEAIGLRNHVIEQMDIASSTRDPAIRDAALTFVFVGGGYAGVEALAELEDMARYAARYYHNVRPEDMKWILVEATDRILPEVGEEMGRYTVTQLRRRNIQVLLETRLDSCADRVAVLSDGQRFPTRTVVWTAGVKPSPLLAATDLPLTERGRLKCTPQLTVDGTEHAWAAGDAAAVPDVTAAEPGTETAPNAQHAVRQARTLGDNIAHALRGEPLETYAHKYVGSVASLGLHKGVAQVYGRRLKGYPAWFMHRVYHLSRVPTFNRKARVLAEWTLAGLFKREIVSLGSLEHPRAEFELAAGGKPPHSPSDNPKGSS; this is encoded by the coding sequence ATGGTGAAGGAACGTGCGCGCATTCTGGTTGTCGGCGGCGGCTACGTCGGGATGTACACGGCACTGCGTCTGCAGCGGAAGCTGAAGGGCGAGCTCAGGCGGGGTGACGTCGACATCACCGTTGTCACTCCCGACCCCTACATGACCTACCAGCCGTTCCTTCCCGAAGCGGCCGCCGGTTCGATCTCCCCTCGCCATGTCGTCGTACCGCTGCGCCGCGTCCTGGACCAGTGCCACGTCGTCGTCGGCGAGGTCACCTCCATCGACCACGCGGTGCGCACCGCCGCCGTCCACACCCTCGCCACCGCCGAGGAGGGAAAACCGGCCGAATTCCTCGGTTACGACGAGCTCGTGCTGGCCCCCGGCTCGATCTCCCGCACCCTGCCCATCCCCGGCCTCGCCGAGTACGGCATCGGCTTCAAGACCGTCGAAGAGGCCATCGGACTGCGCAACCACGTCATCGAGCAGATGGACATCGCCTCCTCCACCCGCGACCCCGCCATCCGCGACGCCGCCCTCACCTTCGTCTTCGTCGGCGGCGGCTACGCGGGCGTGGAGGCGCTCGCCGAACTGGAGGACATGGCCCGCTACGCCGCGCGCTACTACCACAACGTCCGCCCCGAGGACATGAAATGGATCCTCGTCGAGGCCACCGACCGGATCCTGCCCGAGGTCGGCGAGGAAATGGGCCGCTACACCGTCACCCAGCTGCGCCGCCGCAACATCCAGGTCCTGCTCGAAACCCGCCTGGACTCCTGCGCCGACCGTGTCGCCGTCCTCAGCGACGGCCAGCGCTTCCCGACCCGTACGGTCGTGTGGACCGCGGGCGTGAAGCCCAGCCCGCTGCTCGCCGCCACCGACCTGCCGCTCACCGAGCGCGGCCGGCTGAAGTGCACCCCCCAGCTGACCGTCGACGGCACGGAGCACGCCTGGGCGGCCGGGGACGCGGCCGCCGTACCCGACGTCACCGCCGCCGAACCCGGCACCGAGACCGCCCCCAACGCCCAGCACGCCGTGCGCCAGGCCCGGACCCTCGGCGACAACATCGCCCACGCGCTGCGCGGCGAGCCCCTCGAGACGTACGCCCACAAGTACGTCGGCTCGGTCGCCTCCCTCGGCCTGCACAAGGGCGTCGCCCAGGTCTACGGGCGCAGGCTGAAGGGCTACCCTGCCTGGTTCATGCACCGCGTCTACCACCTCAGCAGGGTGCCCACCTTCAACCGAAAGGCCCGCGTGCTGGCGGAATGGACCCTGGCCGGACTCTTCAAACGGGAGATCGTCTCGCTCGGTTCGCTCGAACATCCGCGAGCCGAGTTCGAACTCGCTGCCGGTGGAAAGCCTCCTCACAGCCCCTCGGACAACCCGAAGGGGTCGTCCTGA
- a CDS encoding ATP-binding SpoIIE family protein phosphatase yields the protein MNFTRWSARLPGTQRRAAARTETPVSPDRRGEGSVPTARAERPADGTAPVPAVDELPARDVLDRVPALVALVHGRDHRIAYVNDAYTAAFGVRPMGTPAREALPELAGLGLLPLLDQVLRSGKPRTLKSRKAVDGRSYTFTCTPVDEDGDRDGGVLVFATDVTDHAEAAERLRASERRQRETAVTLQRSLLPQELEQPDDLRIAATYQPGGTEAAVGGDWYDVITLGGGRTALVIGDVMGRGVRAAAVMGQLRTAVRAYARLDLPPHEVLQLLDGLAAEIDANQIATCVYAIHDPNEGRLVYASAGHLPILVRDENGTVSRADEPTGPPLGTGGWMHASGSIALGPGSTAVLYTDGLVERRDEDLDEGIAALEGALAGATGTPQVICDRLVRSAGVTADHDDDVAVLVLQHPARTGPDGELFRNAALELLGGVEAAPRARAFASGVLTSWRFPPELHDLGVLAASELVANSLQHGTPPMRLRLRRTDRRLIIEVTDGDDHLPRRRRAEPGDESGRGIAIVATIASHWGCRRTPGGGKAVWCEFVLPKG from the coding sequence GTGAACTTCACGCGCTGGAGCGCCCGGCTCCCCGGAACGCAGCGCCGCGCCGCCGCGCGGACCGAGACCCCGGTCTCCCCGGACCGGCGGGGGGAAGGCTCCGTGCCCACGGCCCGCGCCGAACGGCCGGCCGACGGCACAGCCCCGGTGCCCGCCGTCGACGAACTGCCCGCGCGCGACGTCCTCGACCGCGTCCCGGCCCTGGTCGCCCTGGTGCACGGCCGCGACCACCGCATCGCCTATGTCAACGACGCGTACACGGCGGCCTTCGGCGTACGGCCGATGGGCACGCCCGCGCGGGAGGCGCTCCCGGAGCTCGCCGGGCTCGGCCTGCTCCCGCTCCTCGACCAGGTGCTGCGCAGCGGCAAGCCCCGCACCCTGAAGTCCCGCAAGGCCGTCGACGGCCGCTCGTACACCTTCACCTGCACCCCGGTCGACGAGGACGGTGACCGGGACGGCGGCGTGCTCGTCTTCGCCACCGACGTCACCGATCACGCCGAGGCCGCCGAACGGCTGCGGGCCAGCGAGCGCCGCCAGCGCGAGACGGCCGTGACCCTCCAGCGCTCCCTGCTCCCACAGGAACTGGAACAGCCCGACGACCTGCGCATCGCCGCCACCTACCAGCCCGGCGGCACCGAGGCGGCGGTCGGCGGCGACTGGTACGACGTCATCACCCTGGGCGGCGGCCGCACCGCCCTGGTGATCGGCGACGTCATGGGCCGGGGTGTGCGGGCGGCGGCGGTCATGGGCCAGTTGCGCACGGCCGTCCGGGCCTACGCCCGCCTGGACCTCCCCCCGCACGAGGTGCTCCAGTTGCTGGACGGCCTGGCCGCCGAGATCGACGCCAACCAGATCGCCACCTGCGTCTACGCCATCCACGACCCCAACGAGGGAAGGCTGGTGTACGCCTCCGCAGGCCACCTGCCGATCCTGGTCCGCGACGAGAACGGCACCGTCTCCCGCGCCGACGAGCCCACCGGCCCACCGCTGGGCACCGGCGGCTGGATGCACGCCTCCGGCTCCATCGCCCTCGGCCCGGGCTCCACGGCCGTCCTCTACACCGACGGTCTGGTCGAACGCCGCGACGAGGACCTGGACGAGGGCATCGCGGCCCTCGAAGGCGCCCTCGCCGGTGCCACGGGCACGCCTCAGGTGATCTGCGACCGCCTGGTCCGCTCGGCCGGCGTCACCGCCGACCACGACGACGACGTCGCCGTCCTCGTCCTCCAGCACCCCGCCCGTACGGGCCCCGACGGCGAGCTCTTCCGCAACGCCGCCCTGGAACTCCTCGGCGGAGTCGAAGCGGCCCCCCGCGCCCGTGCGTTCGCCTCCGGCGTGCTGACGAGCTGGCGCTTCCCGCCCGAGCTGCACGACCTCGGTGTCCTCGCCGCGAGCGAGCTGGTCGCCAACTCCCTCCAGCACGGCACCCCACCGATGCGGCTGCGGCTCCGCCGCACCGACCGCCGCCTGATCATCGAGGTGACGGACGGCGACGACCACCTCCCGCGCCGCCGCCGCGCGGAACCGGGCGACGAGTCGGGCCGGGGCATCGCCATCGTGGCGACGATCGCCTCCCACTGGGGCTGCCGCAGAACGCCGGGCGGCGGCAAGGCCGTGTGGT